A window of Terriglobia bacterium genomic DNA:
CACCCGGCACCACGGCGGCCTGTTCAACAGGATCGGGCGGGCGTATTACGAGGGTGTACTGGCATTCCACAACAGGGTGCAGCTTGAAAACGTCGAGTCGTCTCACGCCTGGCCCATGCCCTGCACGGCTGGCGAGACCTCCATCGTGATCGACTACAACGGTGACGTGCGCGCCTGCGAACTCCGAGGCAGGCTCGGCAGCCTGCGCGATTTTGACTGCGACTTCCAGAAATTCTGGAATGCTGAAGCGCGACGCAACGAACCCACCGCCATCGCTCACGACCAATGCTGGTGTACGCACGTCTGCTTTATCCACGACAGCCTGCGCCACTCTCCCAAGGCGCTGCTCTATGACGTTCCTCTGAGCTATCTGCAGCTTAAGCTCGCGCGCTTACCGAACGGCCACCATCGTGGCGATGGTCAGTGAGCCGCCGGGCAGCGGATGGCCGAACCACTGGCACGGCTCGCACGTTCAGCGGATTCTGCAAAACCTTTCCCAGGTTCTCGACCGGAGTGTGAATCGTGAAACTTAACAATGGAAAATCCGAAGACCAGATTCAGCATGTCAGCGACACGGCGTTGATGGTCGCCGCGTGCCGCGCCATGGAGACCGCGGAACCGGATGGCCTGATCCGCGACACTTTTGCGGAGCGCCTGGCGGGCGAGCGAGGCATGGCGATTGCGCGCGGCATGCCGATCCTCGAATGGATGCGGTTCGGCGTGGGCATACGGGCAAAGTTTATTGACGATATCCTGATGGACACACTGCGCGAGAGGCAAATCAAGACCGTCCTGAATCTCGGCTCTGGACTTGACACCCGGCCCTGGCGGCTGGAACTGCCCCGAACGCTTCGCTGGGTCGAGGTGGATTTTCCGGCCATGATGGAATACAAGCGGGAAAAGCTGGCAGATGCCAGGCCTAACTGCCGGCTTGAGCAGGTGGCAGCAGACCTCTCAGACGCTCGGCAACGGCAGAAAGTGTTTGAGAGAGTGGGCGCGAAAGAAGCTTTGATGATCACGGAAGGACTCCTGATGTATCTTCCGCGGGCGGGGCTTTTGGAACTGGCCGCCGGAGCGCCGCACGCTTCCGGTTTACGGCATTGGCTGCTCGACGTCGTTTCCGAAGAAATGTTGCGCATGTCCGCCGTAGGGAACCAGTCGGCCGTGGATGATCTGCGGCCCAAAGACCACATGGTTGGGCAGGCGATTCTGGATGCGGCCACAGAAAACGGGTGGGCGATCACGAAAAAGCGGACGTACGCAGAGGGCGGCGCCGTGGCAAGCCCGGCCCGTAGCCGGAAACTTGGCAAATTGATCATGAAATACACAGGGCTGAGTTCCGTTCCGAAGGACGATGGTGTGACCGGGATTTATCTGCTGACTCGCGACGGAGGCGGGTAGCTTCGACGAATAACCCGGGCTGGCATGAAATCTCGCGAGGCCCCGGCCGCGCCGGGCACCGGATCTTATCGCCTGACGGCCACGATGAGGCCGGTGGCCCAAGACAATGCGGCAATGGCAAAGCGGCCATCGCCGGTGAGTTGATTGATGAGGAGAGGAACCTTTTCACCGTGGCCTGGCGGCCAGTTTGGCTGCGGAAGCAGGTCATCAATCACATAGAAGCCGCCGGGCTTCACAACGCGCAGACAATCTTCAAGCCCTTCGTACTTGCCGGGGACCGCATCGGCAAACACGAAATCAAAACTCTCTGACGGCTGGCGGCCCAGGAACTGGAGGCCGTCTTCAAGCACCAGCGTCAGGCGGCTGTCGCTGCCCAGAAACTCGCGCGCCACCTCCTGGTGCCTGGAATCCACGTCCACGCTGGTCAAGGTTGCGCCGGCATCCATTCCGGCCAGGATCCATGCGGTGGCAACGCCGGTGCCTGTTCCGAGCTCCAGCAGACGACTGCCCGGCTTGGAAGCCGCAAGCGCGCGTAACAGGGCTCCGGTGCGAGGCTCGGAAGCCATGTCGAATCCTATGGCGTGGGTCCGGGCATTGATTTCCGCAAGGGCCGCGGGTGGCTGTACGAGATCGAGATCATTTAATCCTTCGAGGCCTGAAATCATGCCGCCATTCTATCCGTGCCGCGAGGAAACTGCAAAGCGTGGAAACCGCCTCTGCCACTCGATGGTGTGTCAATCTGACGCAGGTTCAAAAACCCGTGTCACGATCCACCCCGACAAGTAAGCCCTCGGAAGGCTGCGCCGGGGTAATGTGCCAATATGAGGATTGAGATTGATTCAGGGACATCCTGAGCTTATACTGGTGCTAACCAGGGAGCTCAGATTCGAATTAGCACACAATTCCCTTGACCTGGGAAAAATGTGGGCGTGTTCGAGCACCGCAAGGATGCGCGGCGTTTTACCGTAGACTGCCGCCTCGGAGCCAATCTACGTAAGGACGTCCTCGCAGAAGAAATCTTCCAGGGCTTGTGAAGCCTTGGAATCATAGGGGGCCCGACGATGAAATCCCTAATCCTCCGATCGGCCTTGCTCACAATTATAATTCTGTTGCCTGGATGGGAGATGAACGGCGCTCCGGGCCGCAATTCGCTTCCTTCTCTTCCCGGAGCGGATTCAGCGCAATCCAGTTTGACCACCATCAGCCTTCCTGGACCTCTGCGCTCCTTCCTGCGTATGGCTGCGATCAGCCAGCAAGTTTCTGAAGATGAGGTCATTCCACTGCTGGCCCACAATGTGGCGGTCGAAGGGTTTACCTACGATCGGAAGGGGCGGAGGCCGGATCCCACCGAATATCTGACCTTGCTAAAGGATTATGTGAAGCAGGCCAGGGAGTTGGTGGCAATTGCCGGTCCCCGGCAGGTTATCCGTATCAGTAGCTGCGACCAGGCCGGGCCGTTGCTCAAAACCCTTGGCTACGAGCTGGCAAGCCCCTGCGGACCGGACACTTACCTCGTCACCGGTGACTCTGAAAGGGCCTTTCTCACCGATGATTCGGGATTCCCTCTTACGGCCCTCGAGCAAACACTGCGCGGAGGCCAACCTTTCGAGTACGGTTTTGAGTCCGTCAAGGTGCCGGTGTTATTCAGCCAGGGCGATTGGATGGCACTTGACCCGAATAAGAAGGATGATTTACTGGACGCCATCCTCTCCGACGCGGGAGTAGCAAGACTCTACTGGGCCATGGCGCGGATTGACCGGCACACTTGCGAATATCTCCGGAAATCCCCGGGCCTCAAGGGCCTTTTGCCTCTTGCCCCGGCCCTCGATTTCTATGGTAGCCAGATCACGATCCAATCGGGACGCATCATGGTGCCTGGAGGAAAACCGGCTGAAGGGGCCTGGGCACAACTGGCGGGAGCAAATCCCGGCTCCCCTGGCCAGTTTGTGCTTCACGTTCTTGCCAAGGATGACGGTT
This region includes:
- a CDS encoding class I SAM-dependent methyltransferase; this encodes MISGLEGLNDLDLVQPPAALAEINARTHAIGFDMASEPRTGALLRALAASKPGSRLLELGTGTGVATAWILAGMDAGATLTSVDVDSRHQEVAREFLGSDSRLTLVLEDGLQFLGRQPSESFDFVFADAVPGKYEGLEDCLRVVKPGGFYVIDDLLPQPNWPPGHGEKVPLLINQLTGDGRFAIAALSWATGLIVAVRR
- a CDS encoding SAM-dependent methyltransferase — protein: MKLNNGKSEDQIQHVSDTALMVAACRAMETAEPDGLIRDTFAERLAGERGMAIARGMPILEWMRFGVGIRAKFIDDILMDTLRERQIKTVLNLGSGLDTRPWRLELPRTLRWVEVDFPAMMEYKREKLADARPNCRLEQVAADLSDARQRQKVFERVGAKEALMITEGLLMYLPRAGLLELAAGAPHASGLRHWLLDVVSEEMLRMSAVGNQSAVDDLRPKDHMVGQAILDAATENGWAITKKRTYAEGGAVASPARSRKLGKLIMKYTGLSSVPKDDGVTGIYLLTRDGGG